Proteins co-encoded in one Oreochromis aureus strain Israel breed Guangdong linkage group 3, ZZ_aureus, whole genome shotgun sequence genomic window:
- the LOC120439220 gene encoding coxsackievirus and adenovirus receptor homolog, with the protein MAAVTAWRCSTLLFIGLSMIFSADLERMEVKVGQNIVLPCQAVGDIQYVKWERVNLGVDCVLKHRRGEVFPDSLHPSFENRAHLQDRQMKDGNLSLIIREVKINDIGTYECNVMRSFGGNSTRNIIDLHVSVPPVFNFITAESGQDVILPCRAPDSNVKYIGWTRDDLGFDSVYRYEDGHFRPVNQHPSFKNRVDLQDRQMKDGDVSLILKNVTSNDAGTYLCKVIISRAHRSDLISSIYLVVDPPGPPKPRPGDEWMVFGVGFALSLCLVIAVVGFCTYTYRLSRGPNANRPHQTPQQLYDLRTGCRLETSKV; encoded by the exons ATGGCTGCTGTGACTGCGTGGCGCTGCTCCACTTTGCTTTTTATCGGACTCTCCATGATCttctctgcag ATCTCGAGAGGATGGAAGTTAAAGTTGGACAGAACATCGTCCTGCCATGTCAAGCTGTAGGTGACATCCAATATGTAAAGTGGGAAAGAGTTAACCTGGGAGTTGACTGTGTACTCAAACACCGCCGTGGTGAAGTTTTTCCAGACAGTCTGCATCCATCTTTTGAGAACCGGGCgcatctgcaggacagacagatgaaggatggaaaTCTGTCTTTGATTATAAGGGAAGTGAAGATTAATGACATTGGAACATATGAGTGTAATGTCATGAGATCATTCGGGGGTAATTCCACCAGAAATATCATTGACCTTCATGTTTctgttcctccag TCTTCAatttcatcacagctgagtctggacaggatgTCATTCTGCCATGTCGAGCTCCAGACAGCAATGTCAAATACATAGGTTGGACCAGAGATGACCTGGGATTTGACTCTGTGTATCGTTATGAGGATGGACACTTTCGTCCAgtcaaccagcatccatcttttaagaatcgtgtggatctgcaggacagacagatgaaggatggagacgtgtctttgattctgaagaatgtgacgaGTAATGATGCTGGAACATACCTATGTAAAGTCATCATTAGCCGAGCACACCGGAGTGACCTCATTAGCAGCATCTACCTggttgttgatcctccag gtccaCCAAAACCTCGCCCAGGGGATGAATGGATGGTTTTTGGAGTGGGATTTGCTCTCTCACTTTGTCTTGTGATTGCTGTTGTTGGATTTTGCACATACACATATAGACTGTCCCGGGGGCCAAATGCTAATCGACCTCATCAGACCCCACAGCAGTTGTATGATCTGAGGACAGGCTGTAGATTAGAAACATCCAAAGTTTGA